From a single Arthrobacter sp. SLBN-112 genomic region:
- a CDS encoding ArsR/SmtB family transcription factor, with protein MGDQQAKNALYDVLVEAAKALGNGRRAQLIEVLGQGERSVEELSGEIHQSTANTSQHLQRLLRAGLASSRRSGTRIYYSLASPAVERLWRALRETAESHTGELGELVRAYVGDRAELSMITRDELLLRLRQGDVVVLDVRPLPEYEAGHIPNAISVPLPEVKSRLREIPKGSEIVAYCRGPYCLYADEAVRLLADEGRVAVRLEEGFPEWKAAGLPIEASAR; from the coding sequence GTGGGCGACCAGCAGGCTAAGAATGCGCTCTACGACGTCCTCGTAGAAGCCGCCAAGGCCCTGGGGAACGGCAGGCGGGCACAGCTGATCGAGGTCCTTGGCCAGGGCGAACGGTCGGTTGAGGAGCTCTCCGGAGAGATCCACCAGAGTACCGCCAACACATCCCAGCACCTGCAGCGCTTGCTGCGGGCCGGCCTCGCCTCCTCCCGGCGTTCGGGGACGCGAATCTATTATTCGCTTGCCAGCCCGGCAGTCGAGCGGCTATGGAGGGCACTTCGCGAAACAGCCGAATCCCACACCGGGGAGCTGGGCGAGCTCGTGCGTGCCTACGTCGGCGATCGTGCCGAGCTCAGCATGATCACGCGCGACGAACTGCTTCTGCGGCTGCGGCAGGGCGACGTCGTAGTGCTGGACGTGCGGCCGCTGCCGGAATACGAGGCCGGACATATCCCAAATGCGATTTCCGTGCCCTTGCCGGAGGTCAAGTCTCGACTGCGCGAGATTCCCAAGGGGAGCGAAATCGTCGCCTACTGCCGCGGACCATACTGCCTGTATGCGGACGAGGCCGTGCGGCTGCTCGCGGATGAAGGGCGCGTCGCCGTGAGGCTCGAGGAAGGCTTCCCCGAATGGAAGGCGGCAGGGCTCCCGATAGAAGCCTCGGCCAGGTGA
- a CDS encoding SDR family oxidoreductase yields MRIAVAGGTGTVGRYVVVIAKERGHDVVSLSRTEGADLVNGRGLDQALQDVETVIDVAGIQTVSTKKAVDFFTNATQNLLGAEKKAGVKHHVALSIVGIDKANSGLYAGKLVQEDEVRHGGVPWTLLRSTQFHEFVPMSIKAASVGPLVFVPTMVTQPVAAKEVAAALVDAAEAGPKGRIPDLGGPRTEQLKGLVAAYLAKTQQKKRPVPLHLPGPMGRAMRNGGLIPAPGSAVGRQTFLEWLEANDAA; encoded by the coding sequence ATGAGAATTGCCGTTGCCGGGGGAACCGGTACAGTGGGCCGCTACGTTGTGGTCATCGCCAAGGAGCGCGGGCACGATGTGGTCAGCCTCAGCCGCACCGAAGGGGCGGACCTGGTTAACGGGCGCGGCCTCGACCAGGCACTCCAGGACGTCGAAACCGTGATCGACGTCGCCGGCATCCAAACCGTGTCCACCAAGAAGGCCGTGGATTTCTTCACCAATGCCACCCAGAACCTGCTGGGGGCGGAGAAAAAGGCTGGCGTAAAGCACCATGTGGCGCTGTCCATTGTGGGCATCGATAAGGCCAATTCGGGACTGTACGCCGGGAAGCTGGTGCAGGAGGACGAAGTGAGGCACGGCGGCGTTCCCTGGACCCTCCTCCGGTCCACCCAGTTCCACGAGTTCGTACCGATGTCCATCAAGGCCGCCTCAGTGGGCCCGCTGGTGTTCGTGCCCACCATGGTCACCCAGCCGGTGGCGGCAAAGGAGGTGGCCGCAGCCCTGGTGGACGCGGCCGAGGCCGGCCCGAAGGGACGCATCCCGGACCTCGGCGGCCCGCGGACCGAACAGCTGAAAGGCCTGGTCGCGGCCTACCTGGCCAAGACGCAGCAGAAAAAACGGCCTGTTCCGCTGCACCTTCCCGGCCCCATGGGCAGGGCAATGCGCAACGGCGGGCTGATCCCGGCGCCGGGCTCCGCCGTCGGACGCCAGACGTTCCTGGAGTGGCTGGAAGCCAACGACGCCGCGTAA
- a CDS encoding MFS transporter, translating to MPNVLSEAAVGVARTEQNGQQRRLKVSDVNVVNHRTLRKALGGTIVGNTMEWYDVGVFGYLITTMGPVFLPEADKAVQNLFLLGTFAATFIARPLGGIFFGWLGDKIGRQKVLAMTLMLMAAATFAVGLLPGYEVLGLWAAVLLVATKLVQGFSTGGEYSGATTFVCEHAPDRRRGFYVSFLDMGSYLGFAAGGAVVSALQLALGQEQMEAWGWRIPFLVAGPLGIVAVYFRMKIEESSAFKATLEAEAVAAKHPETGEELRPVGPVGIVKAHWRPLVLAMVLAAAANTVAYALTSYMPTYLTSNKGYDEVQGTLLTLPVLVVMALCIPFTGLLSDRIGRRRVLWIGALSTMVFAVPAFLAIAVGSVPATLLGLALIAFPVAFSVPNLASALPALFPTEHRYSAMGIAYNLAVAIFGGTAPFIIASLIELTGNDMMPAYYLMGVAVVAAVAIRFLPESAGRHLPGSMPSVDSEEAARKLVETQDNNPLLDLDSLPFESSFETARKEHKGGPGNRP from the coding sequence GTGCCCAACGTGTTGAGCGAGGCGGCGGTGGGCGTGGCCAGGACAGAGCAGAACGGGCAGCAGCGGCGGCTGAAGGTGTCCGACGTCAACGTGGTGAACCACCGGACGCTGCGGAAGGCGCTGGGCGGGACCATAGTCGGCAACACGATGGAGTGGTACGACGTCGGCGTGTTCGGCTACCTGATCACCACCATGGGGCCGGTGTTCCTGCCCGAGGCGGACAAAGCGGTGCAGAACCTGTTCCTGCTGGGAACGTTCGCCGCCACGTTCATCGCCCGGCCGCTGGGCGGCATCTTCTTCGGCTGGCTGGGGGACAAGATCGGCCGTCAGAAGGTGCTTGCCATGACGCTGATGCTTATGGCCGCCGCAACGTTCGCCGTCGGCCTGCTCCCGGGATACGAGGTGCTGGGCCTCTGGGCGGCGGTGCTGCTGGTAGCCACCAAGCTGGTGCAGGGGTTTTCCACCGGCGGCGAGTACTCGGGGGCCACCACTTTTGTGTGCGAGCACGCCCCGGACCGGCGCCGGGGCTTCTACGTCAGCTTCCTGGACATGGGCAGCTACCTCGGTTTCGCGGCCGGCGGGGCGGTGGTGTCCGCCCTTCAGCTGGCCCTGGGTCAGGAGCAGATGGAGGCGTGGGGCTGGCGGATCCCGTTCCTGGTGGCCGGGCCGCTGGGTATCGTCGCGGTCTACTTCCGGATGAAGATCGAGGAGTCGTCCGCGTTCAAGGCCACGCTGGAAGCCGAAGCCGTGGCGGCCAAGCATCCGGAGACGGGAGAGGAGCTCCGGCCGGTGGGGCCGGTGGGCATTGTGAAGGCGCACTGGCGGCCCCTCGTGCTGGCCATGGTCCTGGCGGCGGCCGCCAATACGGTGGCCTACGCCCTGACGTCCTACATGCCCACGTACCTGACCAGCAACAAGGGGTACGACGAGGTCCAGGGGACGCTGCTGACCCTCCCGGTCCTGGTGGTCATGGCGTTGTGCATCCCCTTCACCGGGCTACTCTCTGACCGGATCGGGCGCCGCCGGGTGCTGTGGATCGGGGCGTTGAGCACCATGGTGTTCGCGGTTCCCGCGTTCCTGGCGATAGCGGTGGGCAGCGTCCCGGCAACGCTCCTGGGCCTGGCCCTCATCGCCTTCCCGGTGGCGTTTTCGGTGCCGAACCTCGCCTCGGCGCTCCCGGCGCTGTTTCCCACCGAGCACCGCTACTCCGCCATGGGCATCGCCTACAACCTGGCGGTAGCCATCTTCGGCGGGACGGCCCCGTTCATCATCGCGTCCCTCATCGAGCTGACCGGCAATGACATGATGCCGGCCTACTACCTCATGGGAGTGGCCGTGGTTGCCGCCGTTGCCATCCGGTTCCTGCCCGAATCAGCCGGCCGGCACCTGCCTGGCTCCATGCCCAGCGTGGACTCGGAGGAGGCGGCCCGGAAGTTGGTGGAGACCCAGGACAACAACCCGCTGCTGGACCTGGACTCGCTGCCGTTCGAAAGCAGTTTTGAGACCGCGCGGAAGGAGCACAAGGGGGGCCCGGGAAACCGACCGTGA
- a CDS encoding thiamine pyrophosphate-binding protein, giving the protein MTSLTVSGRVAQVLSSYVSDVFGVMGNGNVYFLDAAEQLGLRFSPVRHEGAAIAAADAYYRTSGRLAAGTTTYGPGYTNALTALAEAVQAQIPVVLVTGDAPTSGARPWDVDQTAIAAGLGAATFTVTRDAAGAITRQAVEYALTRRTAVVLAIPYDLAALEAEEEGLPAPLEAKVTHDGGTDLGQVARLLAGAKRPLILAGRGAHLAGAGPELRELADRLGALTAGTALALNLLNGEGYLGVAGGFGTDTAAGLMGEADVVLVAGASLSPFTMRFGHLLGADSTVIQIDAALQPTHPRVDLFVQADAKAAASQLLSLVEGEAAAVAWRAEASKRLDAGPGHDAGSAETPDGRLDPRSLATALDAVLPERRTVVQDGGHFIGWAPMYWNIPRPQDLVMVGTAFQSIGLGLASAVGAARALEDGRTLVLASGDGGFLMGLSDLESLIGAARSAIVVIYNDAAYGAEIHQYGSQGLTEKPMLIPEVDFSGVARALGAESAVIRSLGDLSALQDWIDAGAKGTFVADCRITSSVRAPWLTEWMNATRAAKAAVAG; this is encoded by the coding sequence ATGACTTCACTTACCGTCTCCGGCCGCGTGGCGCAGGTTCTCAGCAGCTATGTCAGCGATGTCTTCGGCGTCATGGGCAACGGCAACGTCTACTTCCTGGACGCCGCGGAGCAGCTGGGCCTGCGCTTCTCCCCCGTCCGGCACGAGGGCGCCGCCATCGCCGCCGCCGATGCCTACTACCGGACGTCGGGACGCCTGGCCGCGGGCACCACTACCTACGGCCCCGGGTACACCAACGCCCTCACCGCCCTGGCCGAGGCGGTCCAGGCACAGATCCCGGTGGTGCTGGTCACCGGGGACGCCCCCACCAGCGGAGCCCGGCCCTGGGACGTGGACCAGACGGCCATCGCTGCGGGCCTCGGCGCGGCCACCTTCACCGTCACCCGCGACGCCGCGGGCGCCATCACCCGGCAGGCGGTGGAGTACGCACTCACCCGGCGCACCGCCGTCGTGCTTGCCATCCCCTACGACCTCGCGGCACTCGAGGCTGAGGAAGAAGGCCTCCCCGCGCCGTTGGAAGCAAAGGTGACGCACGACGGCGGCACGGACCTTGGGCAGGTGGCCCGCCTGCTCGCCGGGGCCAAGCGCCCGCTGATCCTGGCCGGCCGCGGCGCGCACCTCGCCGGCGCCGGACCGGAACTCCGCGAACTCGCCGACCGGCTCGGCGCACTGACCGCCGGAACCGCCCTGGCGCTCAACCTCCTCAACGGCGAGGGGTACCTGGGCGTCGCCGGCGGTTTCGGCACCGACACCGCGGCGGGCCTCATGGGCGAGGCGGACGTGGTCCTGGTGGCCGGGGCCAGCCTGAGCCCGTTCACCATGCGGTTCGGGCACCTGCTTGGCGCGGACAGCACCGTCATCCAGATCGACGCCGCCCTGCAGCCCACGCACCCGCGGGTGGACCTGTTCGTTCAGGCAGATGCGAAGGCTGCTGCTTCTCAGCTTCTCTCTTTGGTTGAAGGAGAGGCTGCGGCTGTTGCTTGGCGCGCGGAAGCTTCTAAGCGTCTGGATGCGGGACCGGGGCATGATGCCGGATCCGCTGAAACCCCGGACGGCCGGCTAGACCCGCGTTCCCTGGCCACCGCGCTGGACGCCGTGCTGCCGGAGCGCCGCACGGTAGTGCAGGACGGCGGACACTTCATCGGCTGGGCACCCATGTACTGGAACATCCCACGGCCGCAGGACCTGGTGATGGTGGGCACCGCCTTTCAGTCGATCGGGCTGGGACTGGCGAGCGCCGTCGGGGCAGCCCGTGCGCTGGAGGACGGCCGCACCCTGGTGCTGGCCTCGGGCGACGGCGGTTTCCTGATGGGCCTGTCCGACCTCGAATCGCTGATCGGCGCGGCCCGCAGCGCCATCGTGGTGATCTACAACGACGCCGCGTATGGGGCAGAGATCCACCAGTACGGATCGCAGGGCCTGACCGAGAAGCCGATGCTGATCCCTGAGGTGGACTTCAGCGGAGTGGCGCGGGCTTTGGGGGCCGAGTCCGCGGTCATCCGGTCGCTTGGTGACCTGTCCGCGCTTCAGGACTGGATCGACGCCGGCGCCAAGGGCACCTTCGTGGCCGACTGCCGAATCACCTCCAGCGTCCGGGCACCGTGGTTGACCGAGTGGATGAACGCGACGCGGGCGGCGAAGGCGGCGGTGGCCGGGTGA
- a CDS encoding thiamine pyrophosphate-dependent enzyme, translating to MRTSPAPARNSANSLASAVGAARAVEDGRTLVLAAGDGGFLMGLSDLEPLIGAARSAIVVIYNDAAYGAEIHQYGSQGLTEKPMLIPEVDFSGVARALGAESAVIRSIGDLSALQHWIVAGAQGTFVADCRITSSVRAPWLTELRFQQDHGDNLLALPPRKR from the coding sequence GTGCGCACCTCGCCGGCGCCGGCCCGGAACTCCGCGAACTCGCTTGCGAGCGCCGTCGGGGCAGCCCGCGCGGTGGAGGACGGCCGCACGCTGGTCCTGGCCGCCGGCGACGGCGGTTTCCTCATGGGCTTGTCCGACCTCGAACCGCTGATCGGTGCCGCCCGCAGCGCGATTGTCGTGATCTACAACGACGCCGCGTACGGGGCCGAGATCCATCAGTACGGCTCGCAGGGGCTGACCGAGAAGCCGATGCTGATTCCCGAGGTGGACTTTAGCGGTGTTGCGCGGGCGTTGGGGGCCGAGTCCGCGGTGATCCGGTCCATTGGTGACCTGTCCGCGCTGCAGCACTGGATCGTGGCCGGCGCCCAGGGCACCTTCGTGGCGGACTGCCGGATCACCTCCTCCGTCCGCGCCCCCTGGCTGACCGAGTTGCGGTTTCAGCAGGACCACGGTGACAACTTACTAGCGCTGCCGCCGCGGAAGCGCTGA
- a CDS encoding HD domain-containing phosphohydrolase: MKPSPAGPRRSEVLAALSLAIDLGLGQPMEHMLRSCLLALRIAKAAGVDAAGQGRLYYANQVAWIGCHADSFELAALFTDDIAFRADYYNRDQRGLPMYAGMFSHAGAGLPPLARFAYWTRFAATGSAAVRNMIASHCSSAGVLATNVGLDGDVAGLLAHTFERWDGKGLPEGVAGPDIPLEMRIMHLADTAEVFLRQEGVAGAVAMVRARRGSQFDPALAGLFIDQAGALTEGLLEVDCWQAALDLAPADAPLSGPQLDAVLRAVGDFADLKSPYTAGHSRAVAALGAAAGEEHGLPAEDVTQLRRAGWVHDIGRLGVSNQVWDKKEPLSRADLERIHMHPYLGERILSRVPGLKGEAALTGLHHERLDGSGYPRGIGGTELGIKQRILAAADSYHSSLEPRPHRAALTPADAAARLRQEVSAGRISREAADAVLAAAGQQPHRRPAAPAGLTPREVEILGMLCHGMTPTEIAASLFLARKTVRNHVEHIYTKIGATNRVGATLFAVRNGLTD, translated from the coding sequence GTGAAGCCGTCACCGGCAGGACCCCGCCGCAGTGAAGTCCTGGCCGCACTGTCCCTCGCCATCGACCTGGGCCTGGGGCAACCGATGGAGCACATGCTGCGCTCATGCCTGCTGGCGTTGCGGATCGCCAAGGCAGCGGGAGTTGACGCCGCCGGCCAGGGCAGGCTCTACTACGCCAACCAGGTGGCATGGATCGGGTGCCACGCGGATTCCTTCGAACTGGCAGCGCTGTTCACGGACGACATCGCTTTCCGCGCCGACTACTACAACCGCGACCAGCGCGGACTGCCCATGTACGCCGGCATGTTCAGCCATGCCGGCGCGGGCCTCCCGCCACTGGCCCGCTTTGCATACTGGACGCGTTTCGCGGCGACGGGCAGCGCCGCGGTGCGAAACATGATTGCCTCGCACTGCAGCTCCGCCGGTGTGCTGGCCACCAATGTGGGGCTCGACGGCGACGTGGCAGGACTGCTTGCCCACACCTTTGAGCGCTGGGACGGCAAGGGCCTGCCGGAGGGAGTAGCGGGGCCGGACATCCCGCTGGAAATGCGGATCATGCATCTCGCGGATACGGCAGAGGTGTTCCTGCGCCAGGAGGGCGTGGCTGGTGCGGTGGCGATGGTGCGGGCGCGCCGCGGGAGCCAGTTCGATCCAGCCCTGGCCGGGCTGTTCATCGACCAGGCCGGGGCGCTCACCGAAGGACTTCTCGAGGTCGACTGCTGGCAGGCGGCCCTGGACCTGGCTCCCGCCGACGCTCCCCTGTCCGGCCCGCAGCTGGACGCGGTCCTCCGCGCGGTCGGTGACTTCGCAGACCTCAAATCCCCTTATACGGCCGGTCATTCCCGCGCCGTGGCTGCCCTCGGCGCGGCTGCGGGCGAGGAGCACGGACTCCCAGCCGAAGACGTCACGCAGCTCCGCCGCGCAGGATGGGTTCATGACATTGGCCGGCTGGGAGTATCCAACCAGGTCTGGGACAAGAAGGAGCCCCTGTCCCGGGCGGACCTGGAACGTATCCATATGCATCCGTACCTGGGCGAACGGATCCTCAGCCGCGTCCCCGGGCTGAAGGGCGAGGCGGCCCTGACCGGCCTGCATCATGAACGGCTGGACGGGTCCGGCTACCCGCGAGGGATTGGCGGAACGGAGCTGGGCATCAAGCAGCGGATCCTGGCGGCCGCCGATTCCTACCATTCCTCCCTGGAGCCGCGTCCGCACCGGGCCGCACTCACGCCGGCCGATGCAGCTGCCAGGCTGCGGCAGGAAGTTTCAGCCGGCCGGATCAGCCGCGAGGCTGCTGATGCAGTGCTTGCAGCGGCAGGCCAGCAGCCCCACCGCCGGCCTGCCGCTCCGGCCGGGCTCACGCCCAGGGAAGTGGAAATCCTCGGCATGCTGTGCCACGGAATGACTCCGACCGAGATTGCCGCCAGCCTGTTTCTCGCCCGAAAGACCGTCCGCAACCACGTGGAGCACATCTACACCAAGATCGGTGCAACCAACCGGGTGGGTGCCACACTGTTCGCGGTACGGAACGGCCTGACCGATTAG
- a CDS encoding Lrp/AsnC family transcriptional regulator has translation MTIATSRTIDSLDGRIILALDKDPEASALALSRTLGVARNTVHARLARLERSGALRTFSRRLDPAALGYELTAFLSLHISQTRAGSVENGLAAIPEVIEVHATAGDADLMAKVVARGTSDLYRITNQILEIDGIQRTSTAISVLELMPPRFDGLLARLSEQESRAAD, from the coding sequence ATGACCATCGCAACCTCCCGCACCATCGATTCCCTCGACGGCAGGATCATCCTTGCCCTGGACAAGGACCCCGAAGCCAGCGCCCTGGCACTCTCCCGGACACTCGGCGTCGCACGCAACACCGTCCACGCCCGGCTAGCGCGACTGGAGCGCAGCGGCGCGCTCCGCACCTTCAGCCGCAGGCTGGACCCCGCAGCACTGGGCTACGAACTCACGGCCTTCCTCTCCCTGCACATCAGCCAGACGCGCGCCGGCTCGGTGGAAAACGGACTGGCCGCGATCCCCGAAGTCATCGAGGTGCACGCCACTGCCGGCGACGCCGACCTCATGGCCAAGGTGGTGGCGCGCGGCACCAGCGACCTCTACCGCATCACCAACCAGATCCTGGAGATCGACGGCATCCAGCGCACCAGCACGGCCATCTCGGTCCTGGAACTCATGCCGCCCCGCTTCGACGGCCTCCTGGCCCGGCTGTCCGAGCAGGAATCCCGCGCCGCCGACTAA
- a CDS encoding sensor histidine kinase: protein MAQENSLVESAFQRTAHVNRWFGLIKANVTVVLLAFVIELASFFPATADSLSGVVAMAALAYVAAGFVPLLWRHRAPVTVFSGLLLHQAIFVFFTTPNYLDFSEIYRIPYMPITTVLVALAAVASDRSLRQSLAAYITAVALPVLISARGRPFDEDLWFIGTGGVWLGGAWAFGRFVARNRLRITALEEERRKVEAAVAQERAHIAADLHDIVSHAVTVMMLHAAGGRRVIDTDPERAAQALEVIESVGTEATQELARLLRLLKPAGERADKEQQTPLPTLGDIHGLIEPVRSAGVRVDVRATGEAGKLDPSVAHAAYRVVQESLTNISKHAGSGTNALIDLRWEPHNLTLKISDDGAGSPGKRNDSMSGYGLLGLKERVEVAGGSIEWGREDGGFVLTARLPSSS from the coding sequence ATGGCCCAGGAAAATTCGCTTGTCGAGAGCGCTTTTCAACGTACGGCCCACGTGAATCGTTGGTTTGGCCTCATCAAGGCCAACGTCACTGTCGTGCTGCTGGCATTCGTCATCGAGCTGGCCAGCTTTTTCCCGGCCACCGCTGACTCGCTGTCGGGAGTTGTCGCGATGGCAGCTCTTGCGTACGTGGCGGCCGGGTTCGTCCCGCTCCTTTGGAGACACCGCGCCCCGGTGACGGTTTTTTCCGGGCTCCTGTTGCATCAGGCAATCTTCGTGTTCTTCACAACTCCGAACTACTTAGACTTTTCTGAGATTTACCGGATCCCTTACATGCCAATAACCACTGTCCTCGTCGCACTGGCCGCAGTGGCATCCGATCGGTCGCTGCGGCAGTCCCTTGCCGCCTACATCACCGCCGTCGCCCTTCCGGTCCTGATTAGTGCGCGCGGCAGGCCCTTTGATGAAGATCTCTGGTTCATCGGTACCGGAGGCGTGTGGTTGGGGGGAGCCTGGGCATTCGGCCGATTTGTGGCCCGAAACCGTCTCCGCATCACCGCGTTGGAAGAAGAACGCCGCAAAGTTGAAGCCGCCGTAGCGCAGGAACGTGCGCACATCGCCGCAGACCTGCACGACATCGTCTCGCATGCCGTCACCGTGATGATGCTGCACGCGGCGGGCGGACGCAGGGTCATAGATACCGATCCCGAACGTGCGGCCCAAGCCCTGGAGGTGATCGAGTCTGTTGGCACTGAGGCTACGCAGGAACTTGCCCGCCTTCTGCGACTGCTGAAACCGGCCGGCGAAAGGGCAGACAAAGAACAGCAAACCCCGCTGCCCACCCTGGGCGATATCCACGGGCTCATCGAACCTGTGCGGTCGGCCGGAGTAAGGGTGGACGTAAGGGCCACCGGGGAGGCCGGAAAGCTGGACCCCAGCGTGGCCCACGCCGCGTACCGCGTGGTGCAGGAGTCACTGACGAACATCTCCAAGCACGCCGGATCCGGAACAAACGCACTCATCGATCTTCGCTGGGAACCCCACAACCTGACTCTAAAGATTTCCGACGACGGAGCCGGAAGTCCCGGCAAGCGCAATGACTCGATGTCGGGTTATGGGCTCCTGGGGCTGAAAGAGCGGGTGGAAGTTGCTGGCGGAAGCATCGAATGGGGGCGGGAAGACGGGGGATTTGTACTGACGGCGCGCCTTCCCTCGTCGTCTTAG
- a CDS encoding pyridoxal phosphate-dependent aminotransferase translates to MPRGRTARFLNIQPFGIEKAAAAAGHDPDVLRMENLDTDTAPPPSAVAVTREAVGRRDANSWLPFTGLGQLRELVAEQLSAQTGRAYNPATEVAITGGALAGLLSTLLATVDHGDEVVVTDPTYAGFINRIRLAGASPVFLPLMVVDGHWRLDLDRLASAVTQKTRALLLMSPSMPSGHVFTDAEWNAVAEACCAADCWLLYDAAMDRILFDGLQSRHPASLEQLAERTITLGGVSKNYRMIGWRVGWAVGPAEVMRDVALAATYNTAVASGFGQLGAAAALSASKNGVPGDGVAAAVADWQARRDLILRELDGLPVVKPDGGWSLLVNASALGMKAPELTQRLLLHGRIAATPMTEWGQHVAPDYVRLVFATEPLERLTGIGERFGAALR, encoded by the coding sequence ATGCCCCGCGGGAGAACGGCACGGTTCCTGAACATCCAGCCTTTCGGCATCGAGAAGGCCGCGGCAGCCGCAGGCCATGATCCCGATGTCCTGCGGATGGAGAACCTGGACACGGACACCGCCCCGCCGCCTTCGGCAGTGGCCGTGACCAGGGAGGCTGTCGGCCGCCGGGATGCGAACAGCTGGCTGCCCTTCACCGGTCTTGGGCAGCTGCGCGAACTAGTTGCCGAACAGCTCAGCGCGCAAACGGGCCGCGCCTATAACCCCGCTACCGAAGTGGCCATCACCGGCGGCGCGCTCGCCGGCCTTCTCAGCACCCTTCTGGCCACGGTGGATCACGGCGACGAAGTGGTAGTCACCGATCCCACGTACGCGGGGTTCATCAACCGGATCAGGCTTGCCGGCGCGTCGCCCGTCTTCCTGCCCCTGATGGTGGTCGACGGCCATTGGCGGCTGGATCTGGACAGGCTGGCATCGGCCGTGACCCAAAAGACGCGGGCACTGCTTCTGATGAGTCCGTCCATGCCGTCCGGGCATGTGTTCACGGATGCGGAATGGAACGCCGTCGCGGAAGCATGTTGCGCGGCAGATTGCTGGTTGCTGTACGACGCGGCCATGGACAGGATTCTCTTCGACGGCCTGCAGTCCCGCCACCCGGCGTCATTGGAGCAATTGGCGGAGCGCACCATCACACTGGGCGGGGTATCCAAGAACTACAGGATGATCGGCTGGCGCGTCGGGTGGGCTGTTGGGCCGGCTGAGGTCATGCGGGACGTGGCGCTGGCGGCAACGTACAACACCGCTGTGGCCAGCGGCTTCGGACAACTTGGCGCGGCAGCAGCGCTCTCGGCTTCCAAGAACGGCGTCCCCGGTGACGGCGTTGCTGCCGCCGTGGCGGACTGGCAGGCGCGCCGGGACCTGATTCTGCGTGAACTGGACGGGTTGCCGGTGGTCAAGCCCGACGGCGGGTGGTCGCTTTTGGTTAACGCGAGCGCGCTCGGCATGAAGGCGCCCGAGCTCACGCAACGGCTGCTCCTGCACGGACGCATTGCCGCGACGCCGATGACGGAGTGGGGACAACACGTGGCGCCGGACTACGTCCGCCTGGTCTTCGCCACCGAGCCGCTGGAGCGCCTGACCGGAATCGGAGAACGGTTCGGCGCAGCGCTGCGATGA
- a CDS encoding response regulator: MAAGETDGRLRVVLIDDETLIRAGLTLLLESEPDMVVVGEAGDGRAGVEVVAGLQPDVVVMDIRMPVMDGVTATRILTSEEFNAGRKEAIPVLILTTFNEDEAVHAALRAGASGFILKNSAPRILASAIRALAAGAGWLDPNVTRRLLEEFSHRPEPYLPSHADLDQLTRREREVLAAIATGMNNGQIAERLFLSEATVKTHVHRILMKLGVADRAQAVALAYRSGLVKPGGGG, encoded by the coding sequence GTGGCGGCCGGTGAAACGGACGGCCGTCTCCGCGTGGTCCTGATCGACGACGAAACACTGATCAGGGCAGGGCTGACGCTGCTGCTGGAATCTGAGCCGGACATGGTGGTGGTTGGAGAGGCCGGTGACGGGCGGGCCGGCGTGGAAGTGGTGGCGGGGCTGCAGCCCGATGTCGTGGTGATGGATATCCGCATGCCCGTGATGGACGGCGTCACCGCAACCCGCATCCTTACATCAGAGGAGTTCAACGCCGGTCGCAAGGAAGCGATACCGGTCCTCATTCTGACCACTTTCAATGAAGACGAAGCTGTCCATGCCGCACTCCGCGCCGGCGCCTCCGGTTTCATCCTCAAAAACTCGGCGCCACGCATCCTGGCGTCTGCCATCCGCGCTCTCGCCGCGGGAGCCGGCTGGCTCGACCCCAACGTCACCCGCAGGCTTCTCGAGGAATTCTCCCACAGACCGGAGCCCTATCTCCCGAGCCATGCAGACCTGGACCAACTGACCCGCCGTGAACGGGAAGTGCTCGCCGCGATCGCCACCGGGATGAACAATGGCCAGATCGCCGAAAGGCTGTTCCTGAGTGAAGCGACAGTGAAAACCCACGTGCACCGCATCCTCATGAAACTTGGAGTGGCAGACCGGGCGCAGGCAGTGGCGCTGGCCTACCGCTCGGGCCTGGTCAAGCCTGGCGGAGGCGGCTGA